Proteins co-encoded in one Ruegeria sp. HKCCD4315 genomic window:
- a CDS encoding DUF934 domain-containing protein, protein MNVIVTDEGFSPDDWTDGFVTLDDAANDVVALDVASDTDPNELIDRLGSAKMVRVDFPSSADGRGFTIARVLRLKGYTGRLRAKGNVLADQYAMARRCGFDEVEIDHALADRQPEDQWLARSKWQDNNYQARLRG, encoded by the coding sequence ATGAACGTAATCGTAACGGATGAGGGCTTTTCGCCCGATGACTGGACCGACGGCTTTGTCACTCTGGACGATGCCGCCAATGATGTGGTCGCGCTGGACGTCGCTTCGGACACCGACCCGAATGAATTGATAGACCGTTTGGGCAGTGCCAAGATGGTGCGCGTCGATTTCCCGTCCTCAGCGGATGGACGCGGCTTTACCATTGCACGCGTCCTGCGCCTGAAAGGCTACACAGGCCGCCTGCGCGCCAAAGGCAACGTGCTGGCGGACCAATACGCCATGGCCCGCCGCTGCGGTTTCGATGAGGTCGAAATTGATCACGCCCTTGCGGATCGTCAGCCCGAAGATCAGTGGTTGGCGCGTTCCAAATGGCAAGACAACAACTATCAGGCCCGCTTGCGCGGCTGA
- a CDS encoding Lrp/AsnC family transcriptional regulator, with the protein MSVRIDETDRKILAELQRDAGQSLDEIAARVGSSKTPVWNRIRKLKGAGIIGQQTVLLDAEALGFEATFFVLIRTSEHEAEWQRKFLKALRDHPEVQEAHRLAGDIDYILKVRVKNARAYDVFYQSLISEVRVHNVTALLSMEEIKSTTMLPLNALVDKA; encoded by the coding sequence ATGTCGGTTCGAATAGACGAAACGGATCGGAAAATTCTGGCCGAGCTGCAACGCGATGCGGGTCAGTCGCTGGATGAAATCGCGGCCCGTGTAGGCAGTTCCAAGACGCCGGTTTGGAATCGCATCCGTAAGCTCAAAGGGGCCGGTATCATTGGTCAGCAGACAGTTTTGCTGGACGCCGAAGCGCTTGGATTCGAGGCGACATTCTTCGTCTTGATTCGTACGTCCGAGCACGAGGCCGAATGGCAGCGCAAGTTTCTGAAAGCGTTGCGCGATCACCCCGAAGTGCAAGAGGCACACAGGCTGGCTGGCGACATCGACTATATCCTCAAAGTCAGGGTCAAGAATGCACGCGCCTATGACGTTTTTTATCAATCACTGATTTCAGAGGTGCGGGTGCACAACGTCACGGCGCTTTTGTCGATGGAAGAAATCAAATCCACCACAATGCTGCCGTTGAACGCATTGGTTGATAAGGCGTAG
- a CDS encoding sigma-54 dependent transcriptional regulator, whose amino-acid sequence MTRKVLLVDDDAAVREALAQTLELADVQPTTAGSFVAAKDHIRADFPGVIISDIRMPGRDGFHLLTYAREVDPDLPVILLTGEGDIPMAVDAMGKGAFDFLEKPCAASDLLDVLERAFAARAEVIEQRAMRSELERGDPAARLLFGLSPQAEALRERVRAVALTQAEVLVTGPPGSGISKVAEVVHLMSSVGQGPFVKRPASTLSPEDLARSCEDAAGGSLFLDEVSAMPQATQFAALELIEQGPGGRIIAGTTADLSALSAEGRFNADLFYRLDVMRVRIPSLAERPDDIPVIFRHYVAQAAEQAGIPVPEISSEHLAALMANDWPGNARSLMSAAMRFVLGMPEEVAQATDLGLSEQMARVERSLLIAALGRHNGKASDAAKALKLPRKTFYDKLARYQIRPEDYRR is encoded by the coding sequence ATGACCCGAAAAGTTCTTTTGGTCGACGATGATGCAGCCGTACGTGAGGCTTTGGCACAAACGCTTGAACTGGCGGATGTTCAACCGACTACGGCAGGCTCTTTTGTCGCGGCCAAGGATCATATCCGAGCGGACTTTCCCGGTGTCATCATTTCGGACATCCGAATGCCGGGTCGGGATGGGTTTCATCTGTTGACCTACGCAAGAGAGGTCGATCCCGATCTTCCCGTCATTCTTCTGACCGGTGAAGGGGATATTCCCATGGCTGTTGATGCAATGGGTAAGGGCGCGTTCGATTTTCTGGAAAAACCCTGTGCCGCGTCCGATCTGCTGGATGTGCTGGAGCGTGCATTCGCAGCCCGAGCCGAAGTCATCGAGCAGAGGGCAATGAGATCCGAACTGGAACGCGGTGACCCGGCCGCACGATTGCTGTTTGGCCTTTCGCCGCAGGCCGAGGCGTTGCGCGAAAGGGTTCGCGCCGTTGCACTCACACAGGCCGAAGTTCTGGTGACTGGCCCTCCTGGCAGTGGCATCTCAAAAGTGGCCGAGGTTGTGCACCTGATGTCATCTGTGGGGCAGGGACCGTTTGTGAAAAGACCGGCCTCGACGCTCAGCCCCGAAGATCTGGCCCGCAGTTGTGAGGATGCAGCGGGTGGGTCGCTGTTTCTTGACGAGGTTTCGGCCATGCCGCAGGCCACGCAATTTGCGGCGCTTGAACTGATCGAACAAGGGCCGGGTGGTCGGATCATTGCTGGCACCACCGCTGATCTGTCTGCCTTAAGTGCCGAAGGCCGTTTCAATGCCGATCTTTTCTATCGGCTGGACGTGATGCGCGTTCGGATTCCATCTTTGGCAGAGCGGCCAGACGATATTCCCGTTATCTTTCGTCACTACGTGGCTCAGGCAGCTGAGCAGGCAGGGATCCCGGTTCCTGAAATCTCATCGGAACATCTGGCAGCGTTGATGGCCAACGATTGGCCCGGGAACGCGCGGTCGCTCATGTCCGCCGCGATGCGCTTTGTTCTGGGGATGCCGGAAGAGGTCGCACAGGCCACAGATCTGGGCCTCAGTGAACAAATGGCGCGTGTTGAACGATCGTTGCTGATCGCGGCGTTGGGGCGGCACAATGGAAAAGCGTCTGATGCGGCAAAGGCGCTGAAGCTTCCGCGAAAGACCTTTTATGACAAGCTGGCGCGCTACCAAATCCGGCCAGAGGATTACCGCAGGTAA
- the cobA gene encoding uroporphyrinogen-III C-methyltransferase: protein MQDMLTIRSKGHVDFVGAGPGDPELLTLKALTAFEQADIVLHDRLISAPVLDLAGQTAKLVDVGKAGFGPSWKQSDIDALLVDYAQKGKRVVRLKSGDPTVFGRLDEEIEAVEAAGIDWQIIPGITAASAAVASIGQSLTRRGRNSSVRFLTGHDMKGFADHDWAALARAGSVAAIYMGKKSARFIQGRLIMHGADRATPITLVENASRPNQRILATTLDKLPTDLAAAELDGPALTFYGLAPREAAQAVTEFNKELA, encoded by the coding sequence ATGCAGGACATGCTCACAATCAGATCCAAAGGACACGTCGACTTTGTCGGCGCCGGTCCCGGTGATCCCGAATTGCTAACGCTCAAAGCGCTCACCGCGTTTGAGCAGGCTGATATCGTACTGCATGACCGCCTGATCAGCGCACCTGTGCTGGATTTGGCCGGCCAAACCGCAAAACTGGTTGATGTCGGCAAAGCCGGGTTTGGGCCGTCCTGGAAGCAAAGCGATATTGATGCGCTTCTGGTGGACTATGCCCAAAAGGGCAAGCGCGTGGTGCGCCTCAAGTCAGGGGACCCAACCGTGTTTGGTCGTCTGGATGAAGAAATCGAAGCGGTCGAGGCCGCTGGCATTGACTGGCAAATCATCCCCGGCATTACAGCTGCATCTGCGGCTGTTGCAAGCATTGGGCAAAGCCTGACCCGTCGGGGCCGCAACTCTTCCGTGCGGTTTCTGACCGGGCACGACATGAAGGGCTTCGCCGATCACGACTGGGCCGCGCTGGCCCGCGCAGGATCGGTTGCTGCGATTTACATGGGGAAGAAATCGGCCCGGTTCATCCAAGGGCGTCTGATCATGCACGGTGCGGATCGTGCAACTCCGATCACGCTGGTCGAAAACGCCTCGCGCCCGAACCAACGCATTCTGGCCACCACATTGGACAAACTGCCAACTGATCTGGCCGCCGCTGAATTGGACGGCCCTGCCCTGACCTTCTATGGCCTTGCCCCGCGCGAAGCGGCGCAGGCCGTGACTGAATTCAATAAGGAGCTTGCCTGA
- a CDS encoding cytochrome P450 — protein MKSLSQSPTEPGFVQNPYPFYDTARQAGDLFYWTDYSMVAAVSCQAVRTLLKDRRFGREVPPEHATQGPAHLAPWLSVEAHSLLEAEPPRHTRLRALVMRAFTSRAISALQPSIETLCHDLIRDFPQEPFDLLHAYCTQVPVITICRLLGVPEDMAPDLLRWSHDMVAMYQANRTRDTEDKAAQSAQEFTTFLEDYIDQKRRDPRDDLITRLIAAEEEGEKLSREELVATCILLLNAGHEATVHSLGNGVKTLLETQTDPSVLRPDKIDSTIEEILRYDPPLHMFTRYAYEDVDIFGHRFKRGDQVALLLGAANHDPAVWQEPNTFRPTRSIDVNTSFGGGIHFCVGAPLARLEMRIALPILFDACPDLRLAAPPTYSDSYHFHGLEQVLVQI, from the coding sequence ATGAAGTCGCTCTCACAATCCCCGACAGAACCTGGTTTCGTCCAGAACCCCTATCCGTTTTACGACACAGCCCGACAAGCCGGAGATCTGTTCTATTGGACCGATTACAGCATGGTTGCCGCTGTGTCCTGCCAGGCCGTCCGCACCTTGCTGAAGGATCGCCGGTTCGGGCGCGAAGTTCCGCCCGAGCACGCAACACAAGGCCCTGCACATCTGGCCCCATGGTTGTCGGTCGAAGCCCATTCGCTGCTTGAAGCCGAGCCACCACGGCACACGCGTCTGCGGGCGTTGGTCATGCGGGCCTTCACGTCACGGGCGATTTCCGCACTGCAGCCTTCGATTGAAACCCTTTGTCATGATCTGATCCGGGATTTCCCACAAGAGCCGTTTGACCTTTTGCATGCCTATTGCACTCAGGTCCCCGTGATTACGATCTGTCGTCTGCTGGGAGTACCCGAAGACATGGCACCGGACTTGCTGCGCTGGTCGCACGACATGGTGGCAATGTACCAAGCCAATCGAACGCGGGACACCGAAGACAAGGCAGCACAATCGGCGCAGGAATTCACAACGTTTCTGGAAGACTACATCGACCAGAAGCGGCGTGACCCGCGTGACGATCTGATTACACGATTGATCGCTGCAGAAGAGGAAGGCGAGAAACTTTCCCGAGAGGAGTTGGTCGCGACCTGTATTCTGCTGTTGAATGCCGGTCATGAAGCGACGGTGCATTCCCTGGGGAATGGGGTCAAAACCTTACTGGAAACGCAAACAGACCCAAGCGTCTTACGACCAGACAAGATTGACTCAACCATCGAAGAAATCCTGCGTTATGACCCGCCCCTGCATATGTTTACGCGCTATGCCTACGAGGATGTCGATATTTTTGGGCATAGATTCAAACGCGGCGATCAGGTTGCTTTGTTGCTGGGGGCCGCGAACCACGACCCCGCTGTCTGGCAAGAACCGAACACTTTCCGCCCCACGCGGTCTATCGATGTGAACACCAGCTTTGGTGGCGGGATCCACTTCTGCGTTGGTGCACCTTTGGCACGGTTGGAAATGCGTATCGCGCTTCCAATCCTGTTCGATGCCTGTCCAGACCTACGGCTGGCCGCGCCCCCGACTTATTCGGACAGTTATCATTTCCATGGCTTGGAGCAGGTTCTGGTACAAATCTGA
- a CDS encoding TRAP transporter small permease yields the protein MSGAKSGQGGLVDHIEETLIALLLGLMTVVTFANVIARFVFNSNILWALELTVFTFGWLVLLGASYAVKKHAHLGVDAILNMLSPAPRRILALIAVGCCLVFSLLMLKGAYDYWAVFADLPPTSGRWFPTGFNFDARSQSFYEVDDIPMVAPLRFLEDLINYGEYYEKLPKVVPYFILPLSMLLLVIRFAQVAVQIWRGETDRLVASHEVEDEIEEVRAQQGEHN from the coding sequence ATGTCTGGTGCGAAATCCGGCCAAGGCGGGCTGGTCGACCATATCGAAGAAACCCTGATTGCGTTGCTGTTGGGCCTGATGACGGTCGTAACCTTTGCCAACGTGATTGCGCGGTTTGTATTTAATTCCAATATCCTCTGGGCGCTTGAACTGACGGTGTTCACCTTTGGCTGGCTGGTGCTGCTGGGTGCGTCTTATGCGGTGAAGAAACATGCGCATTTGGGTGTGGACGCTATTCTGAACATGCTGTCGCCAGCGCCACGACGCATTCTGGCGCTGATTGCAGTGGGCTGCTGCCTGGTGTTTTCTTTGCTGATGCTGAAAGGGGCCTACGACTATTGGGCCGTCTTTGCCGATTTGCCGCCCACATCCGGGCGCTGGTTCCCGACCGGGTTCAATTTCGACGCCCGCAGCCAGAGTTTTTATGAGGTCGACGACATTCCGATGGTCGCGCCTTTGAGGTTCCTTGAGGACCTGATCAACTATGGCGAGTACTACGAAAAACTGCCCAAGGTTGTCCCGTATTTCATCCTGCCTTTGTCGATGTTGCTGCTGGTCATCCGTTTTGCGCAGGTCGCCGTTCAAATTTGGCGTGGTGAGACGGATCGCCTTGTCGCCAGCCACGAAGTCGAGGACGAGATCGAAGAAGTCCGCGCTCAGCAAGGAGAGCATAACTGA
- a CDS encoding phosphoadenylyl-sulfate reductase, whose protein sequence is MPLDLIQTELGKDRSELTEKVETLNARFRHHSAHDVMHGALEEIDKLALVSSFGAESVVLLHMAAVVDKMTPVLFVDTQMLFTETLEYQQEVSERLGLKNVQIIRTDDEDVQRDDPYGALRLRDTDACCNLRKTFPLQKALTGYCGWITGRKRFQSGTRAALDFFEVEDGTGRIKVNPLAHWAREDVRAYMEENNLPRHPLVAKGYPSIGCAPCTSPVKEGEDPRAGRWRDQNKEECGIHFVDGKMMRAGEKT, encoded by the coding sequence ATGCCGCTTGACCTGATCCAGACGGAACTGGGCAAAGATCGCAGCGAGCTGACCGAAAAAGTCGAAACGCTGAACGCCCGGTTCCGACACCACAGTGCGCATGACGTCATGCACGGCGCGCTGGAGGAAATTGACAAATTGGCTTTGGTCTCAAGCTTTGGGGCTGAGTCGGTTGTGTTGCTGCACATGGCCGCGGTGGTCGACAAGATGACCCCGGTGCTGTTCGTAGACACGCAGATGCTGTTCACCGAAACGCTGGAGTACCAGCAGGAGGTCAGCGAGCGTCTGGGCCTGAAGAATGTCCAAATCATTCGTACAGATGATGAGGATGTTCAGCGTGACGACCCTTATGGTGCGTTACGTCTGCGGGATACGGATGCGTGCTGCAACCTGCGCAAGACTTTCCCGCTGCAAAAGGCTCTGACGGGCTATTGCGGCTGGATCACCGGGCGCAAACGGTTTCAGTCGGGCACTCGCGCCGCGCTTGACTTCTTTGAGGTCGAGGACGGCACGGGCCGGATCAAGGTTAACCCGCTGGCCCATTGGGCGCGCGAAGACGTGCGCGCCTACATGGAAGAAAACAACCTGCCCCGGCATCCGCTGGTGGCCAAAGGATACCCTTCGATCGGCTGTGCGCCCTGCACCTCGCCGGTCAAAGAGGGCGAAGACCCCCGCGCCGGGCGCTGGCGCGACCAGAACAAGGAAGAATGCGGCATCCATTTTGTCGATGGCAAGATGATGCGCGCCGGAGAGAAAACATGA
- a CDS encoding nitrite/sulfite reductase, which produces MYRYSEFDTAFLAERNKQFRAQVERRIDGSLTEDEFKPLRLMNGLYLQLHAYMLRVAIPYGTLSSAQMRQLALLAEKWDKGYGHFTTRQNIQYNWPKLNDVPDMLDALAEVGMHAIQTSGNTIRNVTADHFAGAAADEIADPRPYAELLRQWSTDHPEFQFMPRKFKIAITGSENDRAVIKAHDIGLQLVERDGVLGARVIVGGGLGRTPMIGKELSEFVAFDDLLAYLEATVSVWNQIGRRDNKYKARIKITVHEHGIDAIRAKVNERFLQVRPQFKGADMALLEEIKGHFAAPAFREGSVASFESAYTNDPVFRSWVDTNIAPHKNADHAIVTISIKKHGATPGDATAEQMRVMADLAKEFAYDELRISHEQNVILPHVHKSDLPAIHAKLKEYELATANIGLISDIIACPGMDYCALATARSIPVAQEIATRFEDLKLEHDIGHLKIKISGCINACGHHHVGHIGILGLDRAGVENYQITLGGDATETAAVGDRTGPGFAYDEIVPAVERIVDTYLTQRESAEETFLETYRRVGMAPFKAALYPEAQANAA; this is translated from the coding sequence ATGTATCGCTACTCCGAGTTTGACACAGCTTTTTTGGCAGAGCGCAACAAGCAGTTCCGCGCGCAGGTCGAGCGTCGTATCGACGGCTCACTGACTGAGGATGAGTTCAAACCCCTGCGCCTGATGAACGGCCTGTATCTGCAGCTGCATGCTTACATGCTGCGGGTCGCCATTCCGTACGGCACCCTGTCCAGCGCGCAGATGCGCCAGCTGGCCTTGCTGGCCGAAAAGTGGGACAAAGGCTATGGCCATTTCACCACCCGTCAGAACATTCAGTACAACTGGCCCAAGCTGAACGACGTGCCAGATATGCTGGACGCGCTGGCCGAGGTTGGCATGCACGCCATTCAGACCTCGGGCAACACCATCCGCAACGTGACAGCAGATCACTTTGCCGGTGCCGCCGCGGATGAGATCGCTGACCCGCGCCCTTACGCAGAACTGCTGCGCCAGTGGTCGACCGACCACCCGGAGTTCCAGTTCATGCCGCGTAAATTTAAGATCGCCATCACCGGCAGCGAAAACGACCGCGCCGTGATCAAAGCACACGACATCGGCCTGCAACTGGTTGAGCGTGATGGTGTTCTGGGCGCGCGCGTGATCGTGGGCGGCGGACTGGGCCGGACCCCAATGATCGGCAAGGAACTTTCCGAATTCGTCGCGTTTGACGACCTGCTGGCCTACCTCGAAGCCACCGTTTCGGTTTGGAACCAGATCGGCCGCCGCGACAACAAATACAAGGCGCGCATCAAGATCACCGTGCATGAGCACGGTATCGATGCCATCCGCGCCAAGGTCAACGAGCGTTTCCTGCAGGTTCGCCCGCAGTTCAAAGGTGCCGACATGGCGCTGCTGGAAGAAATCAAGGGCCACTTTGCTGCCCCTGCCTTCCGCGAAGGTTCGGTTGCGTCGTTCGAAAGCGCCTACACCAACGATCCGGTTTTCCGTTCGTGGGTCGACACCAATATCGCACCGCACAAAAACGCGGACCACGCGATCGTTACGATCTCGATCAAGAAACATGGCGCGACGCCGGGCGATGCGACTGCCGAGCAGATGCGCGTGATGGCCGATCTGGCCAAAGAGTTCGCCTATGACGAGCTGCGCATCAGCCACGAGCAGAATGTGATCCTGCCGCATGTCCACAAGTCGGACCTGCCTGCGATCCATGCAAAGCTGAAAGAGTACGAACTGGCGACCGCCAATATCGGCCTGATCAGCGACATCATTGCCTGCCCCGGCATGGACTACTGCGCGCTGGCAACGGCCCGCTCGATCCCCGTGGCGCAGGAAATCGCAACGCGTTTCGAAGACCTGAAGCTGGAGCATGATATTGGCCACCTGAAGATCAAAATCTCGGGCTGCATCAATGCATGTGGCCACCACCATGTGGGCCACATCGGCATCCTGGGCCTGGATCGTGCAGGCGTCGAGAATTACCAGATCACTCTGGGTGGCGACGCGACTGAAACCGCTGCAGTCGGCGACCGCACAGGCCCAGGATTTGCCTATGATGAAATCGTGCCGGCAGTGGAACGCATCGTCGACACATACCTGACCCAGCGGGAGAGCGCTGAAGAAACCTTCCTGGAGACCTACCGCCGCGTCGGTATGGCTCCGTTCAAGGCCGCTCTCTACCCCGAGGCTCAGGCGAATGCCGCTTGA
- a CDS encoding DctP family TRAP transporter solute-binding subunit, whose protein sequence is MKILTTAATALALTVTATAGMAACDDGEIVVKFAHVTNTDKHPKGIAASLLEQRVNDEMNGVMCMEVYPNSTLYNDDKVLEAMLQGDVQLAAPSLSKFEKFTKQFRLFDLPFMFKNIDAVDAFQASADGQAMKDSMQRRGLQGLAFWHNGMKQMSANKPLEDPSDANGLKFRVQSSDVLVAQMEAIGGSPQKMAFSEVYGALQQGVVDGQENTWSNIYGKKFFEVQDGITETNHGIIDYLVVTSVDWLDSLDPEVRDQFTTILAEVTETRNKEAFAVNEAAKASITDAGGIIRELTPEQRQAWVDAMKPVWDQFAGDVGQDKIDAAQAINAGF, encoded by the coding sequence ATGAAGATTTTGACAACAGCCGCAACGGCTCTGGCGCTGACGGTCACCGCAACTGCGGGGATGGCGGCATGTGACGACGGTGAGATTGTTGTGAAGTTCGCGCATGTGACGAACACCGATAAACACCCCAAAGGCATCGCGGCCTCGCTGCTGGAACAGCGCGTCAATGACGAGATGAACGGCGTGATGTGCATGGAGGTCTATCCGAACTCGACCCTCTACAATGACGACAAGGTGCTTGAGGCGATGCTGCAAGGCGACGTTCAACTGGCCGCGCCGTCCTTGTCCAAGTTCGAGAAATTCACCAAGCAGTTCCGCTTGTTCGACCTGCCGTTCATGTTCAAAAACATTGATGCCGTAGACGCATTCCAGGCGTCGGCCGATGGTCAGGCAATGAAAGACAGCATGCAGCGCCGTGGCCTGCAGGGTCTGGCCTTCTGGCACAATGGCATGAAGCAGATGTCGGCCAACAAGCCGCTGGAAGATCCGTCAGACGCAAACGGCCTGAAGTTCCGCGTGCAGTCCTCGGACGTGTTGGTTGCGCAGATGGAAGCGATCGGTGGCAGCCCACAGAAAATGGCGTTCTCGGAAGTTTACGGTGCGCTGCAGCAGGGTGTTGTGGACGGGCAGGAGAACACCTGGTCAAACATCTATGGCAAGAAGTTCTTCGAAGTTCAGGACGGCATCACCGAGACCAACCACGGTATCATCGACTATCTGGTTGTGACCTCGGTTGACTGGCTGGACAGCCTGGACCCGGAAGTGCGTGATCAGTTCACAACCATTCTGGCCGAAGTGACCGAGACCCGGAACAAAGAAGCCTTTGCAGTGAACGAAGCGGCCAAAGCCTCGATCACTGACGCGGGTGGTATCATTCGTGAGCTGACACCTGAACAGCGTCAGGCGTGGGTTGATGCAATGAAGCCTGTCTGGGATCAGTTCGCAGGTGACGTTGGTCAGGACAAGATCGACGCGGCACAGGCCATCAACGCCGGTTTCTAA
- a CDS encoding ATP-binding protein has translation MRRTLATRRVECKTLYMHRVWFIAGFLIAVGVLSGFVWSYGYRQALSQLSEKAEADLELAADRLSTQMQVYQELAVLMATHPILQELDQQADKRQAQAMLLDVADKTAAVNMMYLDQKGQVLVSAQPVSQPDMAEHPAFRRAMQGALGSAHEVTPVGDDRIYSYAAPAFGPFGQITGVLMVVADVQDVEQTWRGSTEAVFFVDAEGVVFISNRSDLLFWSREEGEAGLTPPNGAAVDFASTRVGGHELWKLNWGRYLPRDALHLTLELPVIDMTAEVLVDVAPALQLARLQAAAVAAICLAFGAMLFLAMERRRTLAEANAVLESRVAKRTLDLTVANDSLQKEVAERQEAEAALRRAQADLVQAGKLSALGQMSAGISHELNQPLMAIQQFADNGTAFVERGKPEKAGENLGRISEMAARMARIIKNLRAFARNESEPMGRVDLVQVLNTAVELTEARLNTENVAMDWQPPNAPVYAWGGEVRLVQVFVNLINNAADAMSQQDERLIQIVINNGERLSVTVRDIGPGIENTEKLFEPFYTTKAVGSSEGMGLGLSISYGLVQSFGGNIRGTNAPTGAMFTVDLEYYREDEAA, from the coding sequence ATGCGACGCACACTTGCCACGCGCCGCGTTGAATGCAAGACCCTGTACATGCACAGGGTTTGGTTCATAGCCGGTTTTCTGATTGCCGTCGGGGTACTGTCCGGATTCGTCTGGTCTTATGGCTACCGTCAGGCGCTGTCTCAACTGAGTGAAAAGGCCGAAGCTGATCTTGAACTGGCGGCCGACCGGCTGAGCACGCAAATGCAAGTGTATCAAGAGCTTGCAGTGCTGATGGCGACCCATCCGATTCTGCAAGAATTAGATCAACAAGCCGACAAGCGACAAGCTCAGGCAATGTTGCTGGACGTTGCCGACAAGACAGCGGCAGTCAACATGATGTACCTGGACCAAAAAGGGCAGGTATTGGTTTCAGCGCAGCCTGTGTCTCAGCCCGACATGGCCGAACACCCCGCTTTCCGTCGTGCAATGCAGGGGGCCTTGGGCAGTGCGCATGAGGTTACGCCTGTCGGAGATGATCGGATCTACTCTTACGCTGCGCCTGCTTTCGGCCCATTTGGTCAGATCACAGGTGTACTGATGGTTGTTGCCGATGTTCAGGATGTAGAGCAGACGTGGCGTGGCAGTACCGAGGCGGTTTTCTTTGTTGATGCAGAAGGTGTTGTGTTCATCTCGAACAGGTCGGACCTGCTGTTTTGGTCTCGCGAGGAAGGAGAGGCAGGACTAACACCGCCCAACGGCGCGGCGGTCGACTTTGCTTCGACGCGCGTCGGTGGGCATGAGCTGTGGAAATTGAACTGGGGGCGCTATCTTCCGCGCGATGCTTTGCACCTTACCCTCGAATTGCCGGTCATCGATATGACTGCCGAGGTATTGGTGGACGTGGCCCCAGCCCTGCAACTTGCGCGACTTCAGGCAGCCGCAGTCGCAGCAATCTGTTTGGCATTTGGTGCAATGCTTTTTCTTGCGATGGAACGGCGGCGGACGCTGGCAGAAGCCAATGCGGTTCTGGAAAGTCGAGTCGCCAAACGGACCCTCGACCTGACGGTTGCAAACGACAGCTTGCAAAAAGAGGTCGCGGAACGACAGGAAGCCGAAGCGGCGCTGCGGCGCGCACAGGCGGACTTGGTTCAGGCCGGAAAGCTCAGCGCGCTTGGGCAGATGTCAGCAGGGATCAGCCACGAGCTGAACCAGCCCCTGATGGCGATCCAGCAGTTTGCTGATAATGGCACAGCGTTCGTGGAACGTGGAAAACCCGAGAAAGCGGGCGAGAACTTGGGCCGCATTTCTGAGATGGCTGCGCGTATGGCGCGGATCATCAAGAACCTGAGGGCCTTTGCCCGCAACGAAAGCGAACCGATGGGGCGCGTGGATTTGGTGCAGGTTCTGAATACGGCCGTTGAACTGACCGAAGCCAGGCTGAACACGGAAAACGTGGCCATGGATTGGCAACCGCCAAACGCGCCTGTTTACGCTTGGGGTGGTGAGGTAAGGCTTGTGCAGGTCTTTGTGAACCTGATCAACAACGCCGCAGATGCGATGAGCCAGCAGGATGAACGCCTCATTCAAATTGTGATCAATAATGGCGAGAGGCTTTCGGTCACTGTACGTGACATAGGCCCCGGCATCGAAAACACGGAAAAGCTGTTTGAGCCGTTCTACACCACCAAGGCCGTAGGTTCGTCCGAAGGAATGGGGCTGGGGCTTTCGATTTCTTACGGGCTGGTTCAGAGTTTCGGTGGAAACATTCGCGGGACCAACGCGCCCACTGGCGCGATGTTTACTGTAGATTTGGAATACTATCGGGAAGACGAGGCGGCATGA
- a CDS encoding DUF2849 domain-containing protein, translating into MARAFTPKVVTANDLLEGDVIYQTEDDRWSRDLSDAELITDEAHAQVRLLDAERQANKIVGAYLADAVAGEHGPEPTHFREDFRRTGPSNYAHGKQESSSQPRA; encoded by the coding sequence ATGGCCCGCGCTTTTACCCCCAAAGTCGTCACCGCAAATGATCTGCTGGAAGGTGATGTGATTTATCAAACCGAAGACGACCGCTGGTCGCGCGATCTTTCCGATGCGGAACTGATCACCGATGAAGCGCATGCCCAGGTGCGTCTGCTGGATGCCGAGCGTCAGGCGAACAAGATTGTGGGTGCCTATCTGGCTGACGCCGTTGCTGGTGAACACGGCCCTGAGCCCACCCATTTTCGGGAAGACTTCCGCCGGACTGGTCCGTCCAACTATGCCCACGGCAAACAGGAATCTTCCTCGCAGCCCCGGGCCTGA